The sequence TCCTGTTTGCTCCCCACGCTTTCACGCCTCAGCGTCAGTTATGTCCCAGCAGATCGCCTTCGCTTTCGGTATTCCTAGTGATATCTACGGATTTTACCCCTACACCACTAATTCCATCTGCCCCTTCCATACTCTAGGTTCCCAGTTTCAAGTGCAGTTCAATGGTTGAGCCATTGGATTTCACACCTGACTTAAAAACCCGCCTACGCGTCCTTTACGCCCAGTGATTCCGAGTAACGCTTGCTCCCTCCGTATTACCGCGGCTGCTGGCACGGAGTTAGCCGGAGCTTATTCATTAGGTACCGTCATTTTCTTCCCTAATAAAAGGAGTTTACACACCGAAATGCGTCATCCTCCACGCGGCGTTGCTGCATCAGGGTTTCCCCCATTGTGCAATATTCCTCACTGCTGCCTCCCGTAGGAGTCTGGTCCGTGTCTCAGTACCAGTGTGGCGGATCATCCTCTCAAACCCGCTATGTGTCATCGCCTTGGTGAGCTCTTACCTCACCAACTAGCTGATACAATATAGGCCGATCCCATAGCGAAAAACTTTCCCTGCGAACAGGAGTATCCGGTATTAATCACGTTTCCAGTGGCTATCCCAGACTATGGGGCACGTAACCTATACATTACTCACCCGTGCGCCACTCGTCAGCAAAGTAGCAAGCTACTTCCTGTTACCGTTCGACTTGCATGTGTTAAGCACGCCGCCAGCGTTCACTCTGAGCCAGGATCAAACTCTCCATAATTGAAAAGACACTTCATAAATGAAGCGATTACTGATCCAGCCCAAGATATAAAATCATTGGCTGTATAGTGTCTATACTTAGTTTCCCAAGTAATAGACGGTTATTGTGTCTTATCTAAGTAAGACTTCCAGACCTTGTCTGTCCATCCCACTTGCTTAGTTTTCAATGATCTCAAACTTTCGCGATCTTCAACCCGAAGTCCCGCTAGATAGGCCTCTTTTCGATGCCTCTCATCGTTTGTGGACGGGAATTATAGGGGATTTCAAAAGCAATGTCAAGAGGTTTTTGACGAAAATTTCATTTTTTTTCAAATTTCTTCAAAACTGCTAATTTATGTAATTCTGTTACTTGTTATTGGTACTGTTTTCGCGGACGGATTTTACTTCCGCAACGGCCGTATAGTCGCTGTCCATCAGCTCGATTTCATCGCCGACGCTTACATTATATAGGGAAACGGGGCGACCCCCTTTAACGACCTGGGCAAACCCTTTCTTGACTTTGCTTTTCGGATCCTGGGCAATCATGTTTGACTGCAGTGCGTTCAGCAGTGACTGCTTCTGGTTTAACAGCATCATCTGTGCCTGACCCAGTCTTACTCCCATCGGCTCTAACAGTCCATCGGCCTGCTTCATCCGATAACTTATGCTCTGATCATACCGCTGCTGCAACTGCACAAGAAGATTCGATTGCTCTTTGATCCTCTGTTCGACAGAGTGTTGTTTATAACGTTCGAACAGATGCAGAACGCTTTGGCTCTCCTTACGTATTTTTTCCCCGATGCGCCGGTCATACTGTTCCTGGAGCCCGTCAAGGCTCATCATCATCTCGTACTGGTCAGGAAGTATCATCTGCATCGCCGCGGAGGGTGTCGGTGCCCGAAGATCGGCAACGAAATCCGTAATCACCCAGTCGATTTCATGCCCGACGGCGGAGACGACAGGCGTCGCAGCCGCAGCGACCGCCCGGGCCAATGCTTCGTCATTGAATCCCCACAGATCTTCCATGCTCCCGCCGCCCCGGCTGAGCACGATCACATCATAACCGGCTTTATCGGCTGCATTCAAAGCGGAGAGCAATGAGAAAGGTGCCTGTTCCCCCTGGACGATACTGTCGTAGACGAAAAGCTCCGTCAGCGGCCAGCGGTGTACCGCGACCCGTTTCATATCCTGGAGCGCTGCTCCCGTGGCGGAGGTGATCAAGGCAATCTTTTTGGGATAGCGCGGCAGTGCTTTTTTCCGCTCGCTGTCGAACAGCCCCTCCTCTGAAAGACGTGCCTTGAGCTGTTCATACGCGAGTGCCAGTGCCCCCTGCCCTGCCGGTTCGATGATCTGGGCATTGATCTGATAACTGCCGCGTGGTTTGTAGAGGGTGATCCCGCCGCGGACGACAACCTTGAGTCCCTCTTCGAGGCGGAAACGCAGATGCGCCGCATTGCCCCGGAACATGACACCGCTGATGGCCGAACCGCTGTCTTTGAGGGTAAAATAGATATGGCCGCTGTTATGATAGGTAATTCGGGAGAGTTCGCCTTCGACGGCGACCTGGACAAAGGTCGTCTCGAGAAGGTTCTTGATCTGTTCGTTGAGGGCCGATACGGAGACCGCCTTCACGCTTTACACCTTCTTGGCGATGATCAGCGTGGAGATGTCCATGGAAAAGCTCTGGATAAAGAGCGGCTCGAAGCCGGCCGCTTCCAGTTCGCCGCGCATCCCCTCCACCGTCAGAAAGCCCTCGATGGAGTTGGGAAGGTATTCGTAGGCTTCTTTGTTCTTGGAGATGAACCCGCCGATCTTCGGCAGAACCTTCGTCATGTAGAAGTCGCGGATTTTTCCCAGGATCGACGGGTGCTCGTTTTTCATGAACTCCAGGATCACCACCATCCCGCCGGGTTTGAGGACCCGGTTGAACTCACGCAGTGCCGCTTCGCGCTCGACAACATTACGGATACCGTAGGAGATACTGAGCATATCCGCCGCATTGTCCTCAACGGGCAGCTCCGTCGCCTTGGAAATGGCGAAATCAAAATCGGGGAACTTCTGCCGTCCGACACCGACCATCCCTTCCGAGGGGTCGACGCCGAGGATCTTCTTCACGCTGATTGATTTCACCGCGGCACGCTGACGCCAGTAATCCATCATGTCCCCGGTGCCGCAGGCGACATCGACGATCAGGTCGAGTTCCGGCCGGTCATAGAACGCAAATGCTTTGTCGCACCCTTTGCGTCGCCAGCTGCGGTCAACTCCCATACTCATGACACGGTTCGCCTTGTCATACGTCGGCGCGATCTCGTCGAACATCGATACGATTTTTTCCTGTCTATCCATTCACCATCCATTGCTTGACATCCTCCCCCGAGCGGGAGAGATGCCTGATTTCAAATTGTTGCGGTTGTTGCAGAAAGCGTATTGTACCACCGCTCGACGGTGCAACAAAACAGAGGTACATGTCACAGCGCGACTGTACCGCATCGAACATCCCGGGACCGCCTTCGACAAGCACATTCCGGTACTGTTCAATCGCGCTGAGATCCGATGCGATCAGCACCTTCCGTCCGGGAACGCTGAACAGCGGTATCGTCCGGTCAAAGTCGTCAGAGTGTGAAAAGATCAGTACGTCCGGGGCTCTGCCGCCAACCAGTCGTGCGTCCAGTGTCGGCCGGTCTGTGCGTACGGTGTTGCCGCCGATGACCAGCAGATCTGACGCATCACGCATCGCATGTACGAAACGGCGCGACGCCTCCCCGCTGATCACTCCGCCGTCGACCGTCCCGTCCAGCCGCTGTGCCCACTTGAAGGTCACAAAAGATTTCGTCTGCCACTGTACGAAGGGAAACAGCAGATCATCCGTCGCTTTGGAAGGAGCGTGTTCTACCCTAATACCCGTTTCATTAAGGATGGACGACCCGCCGGCCGCCTCGGCATTCGGATCCGCCGCAGCGTAGACGACCCGTCCTATTCCGATACCTGCCAGCAGGCGGGCGCATGAGGGGGTTTTACCGTGATGGGCACAGGGTTCAAGGGTCACATGGATCGTACAGGTAGAGAAACAACCGTTGTGATGGGAGAGGAGATAGTCGTGGATCGTACCGGAATCTTTCAATTGCAGAATAGCGGTATCGGAAGTGAGAAGTGAAAAGGCCTGCTGAAGTGCCAGAACTTCCGCATGGGGTCCGCCCGCTTTCTCGTGGGCGGCTACGGAAAGAATTCTACCGGAAGCGTCAGTGACAGCGGCCCCGACGGCAGGGTTGGGGAATGTACACCCCTGGTAAGCCCATGCCGCATCGACGGCCAGCGCCATCGGATCTGGCTGGGCCATCTGCTTTACCACTCGAAGTAGGTTGCAGCCTTGACGACGCTGTCAAAAGGGATCGCTTCCGTTCCCGCCTCAGTTTCGATGGTCAAAGTGCCGTCCTCGCCGACACTTTTCAGCTCGCCGCGCAGTTTCGTCTTATCCTGCAGTGTCAGTTTCACCTTCTCGCCGACAGAGTAACGGAAATGCTCCAGGGTCTTGAGTTTGCGCTCGACCCCGGGAGAGCTCACTTCGAGACGATACTCCCCCTGGACCGGCGGGGTCACGTCCAGCATCGGGGAGATCAGCTTCGTCGCTTCGACGCACTGGTCCATAGTGGTACCGCCCTCGCCGATGACGTTGACACGGTAGATCGTCTCGCTGTTTTCTGTGACGATAGAGGTATCGTACAGGTGCAGGCCAATCGATTCGACCAGGTTCTTGATATCGCTCTCAAGACTCATCGTGCTTATCCCCTTCGATCTGTTTGAAAAGTGCTTCGATCTGCTGCGTCTTCTGGAGCTGATCGTCAAAAACGAATGCCAATTTCGGGCAGCGGTACCACCCCTGGTCTTTCATGCAGTAATCTTCGATCACCGGGCGCGCTTTACGCAGCTGCTTCAAAAAAGCATTGCGCTCCGCTTCACTGTAGTCATGGGGATCGAGGTAGACTTTGGCATCACTGCGCCCCTTCGCGCAGCGGACCTCGATGACGTCGAGTTCATGCAAGCGGGCATCCCCCAGTTGCGAGATTGCCTCAGGGATGAGCTCTTGAAGGATCGCATCCGTGCGTTTAAGCTTGATCTCGGCGGGCGTCACAGCTCTACTTTCTGCTCCACGCGGGTGAAGGTTTCGATGACGTCACCGACCTGCACATCGTCATAGCCGTTGAGGACAACCCCACACTCGTAGCCGTTACCGACCTCTTTGACGTCATCTTTGAAGCGTTTGAGCGATGTCAGATCGCCTTCGTGGATAACGACACCGTCGCGGATGACGCGAACCAGTCCGCCGCGGACCAGTTTGCCGTCGACGACCACACAACCCGCAACCATGCCCTTCGGAATTTTGAAGACTTCACGGACATCGGCCTGGCCGCTGTGCTCTTCGCTGAACTTCGGCGCCATCATACCGGTCAGCATACCCGTAATGTCATCGAGCAACTGGTAGATAATGGTGTAGGTACGGATATCGACACCGCGCTGTTTCGCCAGGGCCTTGACCGCACCCGTCGGGCGGACGTTAAAGCCGAGCAGAACGCTATTCTCCGAGCTGTTTGCGAGCTCGACGTCGTTTTCGGTGATCCCGCCGACGCCCGAGGAGATGATATCGACCTTAACCTCTTCGTTGCGCAGGGCAAGCAGCGCGGTACGGATCGCCTCGAGCGAACCGTGGACATCGGTTTTCAGGATAACCTTGAGGGATTTCAGTTTCCCTTCCGCGATCAGGGCCGTCAGTTCGTCCAGTGAGGTCTTCGTACTGGCGGAGAGCTCTTTCTGGCGTTCGTACTCGGCACGTTTCTGCGCATATTCGCGCGCCTCTTTGTCGCTCGCCATTGCGATCATAACGTCACCGGCTGCCGGGACTTCGTTCAGACCGACAACGACGGCCGTTTCACTTGGGCCCAGGACCTTGATCTGCTGACCCTGATCGTTGATGAGTGAACGGACACGACCGAATGCCTTGCCGCAGACAACATTGTCACCGACACGGAGGGTACCGTTCTGGACGATAACCGTTCCGACGGGACCGCGT is a genomic window of Sulfurimonas sp. HSL1-2 containing:
- the xseA gene encoding exodeoxyribonuclease VII large subunit, yielding MKAVSVSALNEQIKNLLETTFVQVAVEGELSRITYHNSGHIYFTLKDSGSAISGVMFRGNAAHLRFRLEEGLKVVVRGGITLYKPRGSYQINAQIIEPAGQGALALAYEQLKARLSEEGLFDSERKKALPRYPKKIALITSATGAALQDMKRVAVHRWPLTELFVYDSIVQGEQAPFSLLSALNAADKAGYDVIVLSRGGGSMEDLWGFNDEALARAVAAAATPVVSAVGHEIDWVITDFVADLRAPTPSAAMQMILPDQYEMMMSLDGLQEQYDRRIGEKIRKESQSVLHLFERYKQHSVEQRIKEQSNLLVQLQQRYDQSISYRMKQADGLLEPMGVRLGQAQMMLLNQKQSLLNALQSNMIAQDPKSKVKKGFAQVVKGGRPVSLYNVSVGDEIELMDSDYTAVAEVKSVRENSTNNK
- the ubiE gene encoding bifunctional demethylmenaquinone methyltransferase/2-methoxy-6-polyprenyl-1,4-benzoquinol methylase UbiE, which codes for MDRQEKIVSMFDEIAPTYDKANRVMSMGVDRSWRRKGCDKAFAFYDRPELDLIVDVACGTGDMMDYWRQRAAVKSISVKKILGVDPSEGMVGVGRQKFPDFDFAISKATELPVEDNAADMLSISYGIRNVVEREAALREFNRVLKPGGMVVILEFMKNEHPSILGKIRDFYMTKVLPKIGGFISKNKEAYEYLPNSIEGFLTVEGMRGELEAAGFEPLFIQSFSMDISTLIIAKKV
- the ribD gene encoding bifunctional diaminohydroxyphosphoribosylaminopyrimidine deaminase/5-amino-6-(5-phosphoribosylamino)uracil reductase RibD, whose product is MAQPDPMALAVDAAWAYQGCTFPNPAVGAAVTDASGRILSVAAHEKAGGPHAEVLALQQAFSLLTSDTAILQLKDSGTIHDYLLSHHNGCFSTCTIHVTLEPCAHHGKTPSCARLLAGIGIGRVVYAAADPNAEAAGGSSILNETGIRVEHAPSKATDDLLFPFVQWQTKSFVTFKWAQRLDGTVDGGVISGEASRRFVHAMRDASDLLVIGGNTVRTDRPTLDARLVGGRAPDVLIFSHSDDFDRTIPLFSVPGRKVLIASDLSAIEQYRNVLVEGGPGMFDAVQSRCDMYLCFVAPSSGGTIRFLQQPQQFEIRHLSRSGEDVKQWMVNG
- a CDS encoding ribosome maturation factor RimP, which encodes MSLESDIKNLVESIGLHLYDTSIVTENSETIYRVNVIGEGGTTMDQCVEATKLISPMLDVTPPVQGEYRLEVSSPGVERKLKTLEHFRYSVGEKVKLTLQDKTKLRGELKSVGEDGTLTIETEAGTEAIPFDSVVKAATYFEW
- the rbfA gene encoding 30S ribosome-binding factor RbfA, which translates into the protein MTPAEIKLKRTDAILQELIPEAISQLGDARLHELDVIEVRCAKGRSDAKVYLDPHDYSEAERNAFLKQLRKARPVIEDYCMKDQGWYRCPKLAFVFDDQLQKTQQIEALFKQIEGDKHDES